GACGTAAGCGAGTAGACGGTCATGATGTCCGCGACGGTAAAGTCCTCTCCAGCCAGCCAGCTGCAGCTCTTCAGCCGCTCGTCCAGAATCCGCAGCGTCTCATGCAGCGCATGCATGGAAACCCTCAGCGCCGCGTTGTCCGGGGGAATCTGCCCGATTTCGAAAAACGTAAACCGGTTCATTAGCGCCTGCAGCGTGCCGTTTGAGAAATGGTACCAGTGCACAAAGTCGACGTACCCGGGCTCGCCGTACGTCTTCGCTAGCTTCTTCTCTGGCTTCTTCTGACTTCCGAGCTCGCCCGCGGCGTTCTTCGCTAGGATGTAGTCGCATATTGCGGCGCTTTCCGAGAGCGTGATGCCTGCTTCTGGGTCTTCGATGAAGGGGGCTTTTCCTGTTGAGTTTCCTGCCATGTCTTTGAGCGACTGCGGTGCCGCGATCGGGTCGCGCGTGTGGTGTACGATTTTGTAGTCGATGGCGAGTTCTTCGCATAGGAAGAGGATGCGCTCGCTCTGCGAGATGCCGAGGTGGTGGATTGTGAGGACCATGTTCGTTTTCTTGGATTGCTTCTTGTCTGCGAGAGACCTGGGTTTGCGGTAACTATGGTTACAGCTCAAACCAGCTCTCGGTGGTAGCAGAAAACGGTGGATCTCAACTACATCTTGGATGCTGTGACGTCAGTCATCGAATCAGTGCTCACGGAGAACTACCAGTGAAGCACTCGAAGGTTGACCTCGGCAAGTGCAACACTCTCCACGGCTACAGAATCCTACCAGCCGATCAGAGCTGCAGAGGACCTTCGATGATGGAAGCGCCCCCTAGGGAAGGTGCAGGTGGTATAGGTTCGAAGTAGGGTGATGTGAACATAGTATGCACCGAATACGTAGAATCCGATGGAGTTTTGGAAGCAGAGTTGTTAAAAAACAAAGCAAACGAAGTACTAGGTTAGGTTTTGATTTGTTTCGATTCGTATGCCATAGTCAGCTTATCTTGTTAATTTTTCTTTCTCACCGTGAAGATGACTTCCGTTCTCCGAGGCCTTACGGGACAGCTACCTTTACGCTTGCTCGCCTCCTGCTGCCCGTTGCTGAAACAAATCCAAACGCATCAAGAAGCAGATGTTAGATCCAACGATTTGTTTGATCTCAAAGCTTCTACGAGTTTTGTTTGTTCAATTGGGAGGAATCAAACAAGAGCAGATCAGAATTTCGTGTCTCATTTGATTTTTGACAACCCTGGTTGGAAGTGCATGTACATCGGCGATACGAAGAATCGCAGGTCTCAAAACCGAAAGGAATCGTACATTCCACACTTCCAGACCACTACTTCTTAGATGCAACCTCCTCCCACTGCACAGCAGCCCACTCCTCCACATACCCGACCTGTCCCTCCTCAACATCACTAGGCTTGCAGTCCTTGCTGCAGACGCCCATGATGATAGTGCCCCACTCCATACCGTCGATGCTCATCTCCTCTGCCTCGAGCTCAGTGATGGCGTGCGGTGTAAGCTGGACCTCGAACACTCGGTCAGCACCACAATTCTGGCATCGCGGCATACCCACTCCTCCCCTCCCAGCCGTCTGTACCTTTGCATTCGAAGATGGACCGTTCTCGGAATGCGAAGCGAGAGCCTTGCCGATAGCGTCTGCATCACTGTACAGCAGCGGTTTCCCCTTGAACTCGTAACGCAATATCTGTTCCGGATTTTCGCCCACTCGGTCCGCAAATTTCTGGAAAGTTGCGTCGTGAGCGGATTCGTAGATCTCCTTGTCCTCTTTGCCTCCACCACTTCCCGAGCCTTCGCCATCAATATCCATTATGCGCACGTTCTGAGGCACTTCGGGAGCAGAGGTCCCGAGGGTTTCATATTCGGCATCGAGTGAGTAGTAAGGGAAGGGCGCTGGGAATGCTGACTCTGCAGGCCAGGGTTCGTGAGGTCGTGCGGATTGTGGTGTGGTGGCTGCAGGAGCAGAAATGCGTGCTTTTTGCGCAAAGGTCTCAGGAAGGGAAGTAGACGCCTCGTCTTTCTGCTCGTCGGACGTGACTTCAATCGTGGGTGTAGGAGCGGTGGGAGCGGCGAACGGGTTGGCGCTGGCGGGCGAAGCAAATGGATTCGCTGGTGCTGTGCCATTCGAGTTCGAGGAGAAGGGGTTCGAAAAGGGGTTCGCAGGTGTTGCCGAGCCTGTGCTGCTCTTCACGCCGAAAAGTGATTCCCCAATCTTAGGGTGTGGCTTCGCTTCTTCTTGATAAACCTCTTTCTTCTCCGGCTTGACGCTCGACTTGGCCGATGCGCCCTTTGCAACGCGCACCCCACGGACACTCCTCACACTGCCCTCCTTCCTCCTGCATGCTTTTCGCCGGCAGCTCCAGATGTACAGTCGTCGCTCGTGGCCAGGAAAGTGGTCAGGTAGGTCGCCGTTGAGCTCGAGCAGGAGGCTGACAAGGCCGTTGCATACTTTGCATTTGGCGAGCGCGCCAGAAGGCGCTGTCTTGCCATCGATCCAGCTCTGTGTCGCCGGTCAGTCAAATTTCTCGTGTCAGCAGTCTTGCACGTACGGGTGCGCCGCCAATGTGAGAAACAGCGTCTCCTGTAGCGTCCTGGGTCGCAAAGCCGAGCAGTACGTTGGTCTCGGTGTATTCCTCGCCCTCATCGGAGGACTCGCTATCGTAAGGCGGCATCTTGGTGTGTCTGTTGGGGGTTATGTCGCTGTGTCAGTGTTTATCGCGGGGGTTGTTAAAGTTCCAAAATTTTGGCGGGGCGCGAGTGGCGCCAACCATTTATTCAGCTAGCCGGACCCTCCTTAACCAGCATGCTCGCAGATCGTCGTCATGTCTCGAACGTACACACGTGTAGGTCAAGCGCTGAAGATATGGAACAAGCAGCTTGAGCGACTTCAAATCCGCGCCAACAGGTGCATGTTTGCTAGCAGATTGAGCTTTTGCTGATCAATGCAAACCACCACGTTACCATGTTTGGAAGAACAATTACAGTATCACAGTTGAACGTTTTTATTTCATTACTTCGTACGCTCAGGTTCCTTCATAGGCATGGGTTCGTATGTCCCGCTCAGTCTCTCAACATAAGGTCTTGCCTTCTGCATGCCGGTCCCGATTTTGTGTAGAATACCATGCTTCTCGTTGTCTTCTCCCTCAGCCCCATGGTCCTCACGCGCAGTCGTGAAGGAATCGTGAGAAGTAGCTGATGCGGTAGAGTCGACGGATGCTTTGTTTTTGTGATTTTTCTTGTGTATGATGGGGAAAATGTGGGTTGACGGTGACTTGGGTGAAGTAGGTGAAGTAGGTGATGTTGGAGACAT
The Ascochyta rabiei chromosome 17, complete sequence DNA segment above includes these coding regions:
- a CDS encoding Glutathione transferase, with the translated sequence MVLTIHHLGISQSERILFLCEELAIDYKIVHHTRDPIAAPQSLKDMAGNSTGKAPFIEDPEAGITLSESAAICDYILAKNAAGELGSQKKPEKKLAKTYGEPGYVDFVHWYHFSNGTLQALMNRFTFFEIGQIPPDNAALRVSMHALHETLRILDERLKSCSWLAGEDFTVADIMTVYSLTSKRYFGPLVSFTEYPNIVRYLKDVGDRPAYQRAMEKGDPEMKLLLGAEPPEKTLIQAGGVKADFWKKKSHI